Proteins encoded together in one Nostoc sp. PCC 7524 window:
- a CDS encoding DUF4912 domain-containing protein, with translation MWQKEQKDSGIVNLALLLALATSPTVANLLMSVPVLAQSETETTTFTAPPTVATGTTVRIDGANGLAVFNQNLKQSFEQQFSGSKVEVATNGTEAALKAVQEGTIDIAAIGRGLTPEEKAQGLAQVRLHREKIAIIVGADNPFKGSLTDRQFARIFRGRITNWSQLGGPDTKIRVIDRPENSGTREALSNYPVFRAAKFATGSNATQLTEDNTAEIVKQLGKDGISYARANHVLKLSGVRVLPLHETLPDDPKYPFSQPLVYVHKQNPSPGVAAFLGFALAPQGQQAIEAARVAEAEAIAKGESPELIAANTTPTAEVTPGVNTTPNAETTPEVANSPTATTASNATVTNLTQPSAIATPENPNVVGRDLLWWLLLPVGAIAGSLLWFMRRPSASGETNDLDSVKDAISGSESPVVTDTTEDTTTHLGLNDQQPEKPTPSPIPLPPELEQSPWDMEAPATIVNTSYPPIVEVPQTTTHDEEPKTTDIANENSELPNTAIVISSENDSGMESQEELTAESPENVTPAATIASIWAMIEESEETGEAELPTPDITAILPGLPNVSQNESSHVEAEITSASDLTAEPPQPEAPSMESLVEEPEATTEINVLPEATDANSLVEEPEATTEINGAIEFLPDESEWELDLPPLEEEPSTAPQFTDISEEALNLIADAAEPSDNEILEETEDINLGNLADDAALAAAGIGDWANIYGIQDNAPLEAPEEANTINSPEENLAPVETISADYQNSDEESSIVLRPRNPEWAFVTWYVSLSDQQELNQAGISQLGLRLYDVTEIDLSYQLPHLVEQYECEPGTTDRYVSIPASDRNYMIEIGYVTTDDNWMKIARSSIVHIFNRPYTEGILADALTVDAQSQILFTPRTSKWAYISWQISETRQQMLQNAGISQLTLRLYDVTNIDLSYQKPQMVQQYECEEITHDRYIAIPHSDRDYMVEIGYLEGDRWMTIACSTIVRIFSRPHGDFWFVADAELIIHGATDPGATVNIAGKPITLKSDGTFHLRIPFSEQLIEYLITVSTANGEQTTSIHKKFSQETLEG, from the coding sequence ATGTGGCAAAAAGAGCAAAAAGATAGTGGGATAGTAAATTTGGCTTTACTGTTGGCTTTAGCTACCAGTCCGACGGTAGCTAACCTGTTGATGTCTGTTCCTGTGTTAGCCCAGTCTGAAACTGAGACGACGACTTTTACAGCACCGCCAACTGTGGCCACTGGAACGACGGTGCGGATTGATGGCGCGAATGGCTTGGCTGTTTTTAATCAAAATTTGAAACAGAGTTTTGAGCAACAGTTCTCTGGTTCTAAGGTGGAAGTTGCCACTAATGGTACAGAGGCTGCACTCAAAGCTGTGCAAGAGGGGACAATTGATATAGCAGCGATCGGCCGTGGCCTCACTCCCGAAGAAAAAGCCCAAGGGTTAGCACAAGTCCGGTTGCACCGAGAAAAGATTGCAATCATTGTCGGCGCAGACAACCCTTTTAAGGGCAGTTTGACTGATAGGCAATTTGCCAGGATATTCCGGGGCAGAATCACCAATTGGTCGCAATTAGGAGGCCCAGATACTAAGATTCGGGTAATCGATCGCCCGGAGAATAGCGGTACTCGTGAAGCATTGAGCAACTATCCAGTGTTTCGGGCTGCAAAATTTGCCACAGGCTCTAATGCCACTCAGTTAACAGAAGATAACACCGCAGAAATTGTTAAACAATTGGGTAAGGACGGCATCAGCTATGCTAGAGCTAATCATGTCTTAAAACTGTCGGGTGTGCGAGTGTTGCCGTTGCATGAAACCTTGCCAGATGATCCTAAATATCCCTTCTCACAACCTTTAGTTTACGTTCACAAGCAAAATCCCAGCCCTGGTGTAGCCGCTTTTTTGGGATTTGCTCTAGCACCCCAAGGACAGCAAGCAATCGAAGCCGCCAGAGTAGCGGAAGCAGAAGCGATCGCTAAAGGTGAATCACCAGAATTGATTGCTGCCAATACCACCCCTACGGCAGAAGTTACGCCTGGGGTAAATACTACTCCCAATGCAGAAACGACTCCTGAAGTGGCGAATTCTCCCACAGCGACAACTGCCAGCAATGCGACAGTCACTAACCTTACCCAGCCATCAGCGATCGCTACTCCGGAAAATCCCAATGTGGTGGGGCGAGATTTGCTATGGTGGTTGCTCTTACCTGTAGGGGCGATCGCTGGCTCATTATTATGGTTTATGAGACGGCCATCAGCATCTGGGGAAACTAATGATTTAGATAGTGTTAAGGACGCAATTTCTGGTTCTGAGTCGCCAGTGGTAACTGACACTACTGAAGATACAACCACTCATTTAGGGTTAAATGATCAACAGCCAGAAAAACCCACCCCTTCCCCCATCCCACTACCGCCTGAGTTAGAACAATCTCCTTGGGATATGGAAGCACCAGCGACTATCGTCAATACGTCCTATCCCCCAATAGTAGAAGTTCCTCAAACTACAACTCATGATGAGGAACCTAAAACAACGGATATCGCCAATGAAAATTCGGAATTACCCAATACTGCCATAGTCATATCTAGTGAAAATGATAGTGGCATGGAGTCCCAGGAGGAATTGACAGCCGAATCACCGGAAAATGTCACCCCAGCAGCAACTATAGCCAGTATCTGGGCAATGATTGAGGAGTCTGAGGAGACAGGGGAAGCTGAATTGCCTACACCAGACATAACAGCCATCCTTCCTGGTTTACCAAATGTTTCCCAAAATGAATCGAGTCATGTAGAGGCAGAAATCACAAGTGCCAGTGATTTGACAGCCGAACCACCCCAGCCCGAAGCACCCAGTATGGAGTCTCTGGTTGAGGAGCCGGAAGCGACAACTGAAATCAATGTGCTTCCAGAAGCAACCGATGCAAATTCTCTGGTTGAGGAGCCGGAAGCGACAACTGAAATCAATGGCGCTATTGAGTTCCTCCCAGATGAATCAGAATGGGAGCTAGATTTACCCCCACTGGAAGAAGAGCCTTCGACAGCGCCCCAATTTACAGATATTTCTGAAGAAGCATTAAATTTGATAGCCGACGCAGCCGAACCGTCCGATAATGAGATATTAGAGGAGACAGAAGATATAAATTTAGGGAATTTGGCTGATGATGCAGCTTTAGCAGCAGCCGGAATCGGAGACTGGGCGAATATTTATGGCATTCAAGACAATGCCCCACTAGAAGCACCAGAGGAAGCTAATACCATAAATTCCCCAGAGGAAAATTTAGCACCAGTGGAAACAATATCTGCCGACTACCAAAATTCTGATGAGGAGAGTAGTATTGTTCTTCGTCCTCGTAATCCTGAGTGGGCTTTTGTAACTTGGTATGTTTCTCTCAGTGATCAGCAAGAACTTAATCAGGCAGGGATTTCTCAGTTAGGATTGCGACTTTATGATGTCACCGAGATTGATCTGAGTTATCAACTACCGCATCTGGTAGAGCAGTATGAATGTGAACCAGGCACAACCGATCGCTATGTGTCTATTCCGGCTAGCGATCGCAACTACATGATAGAAATTGGCTATGTCACCACAGATGATAACTGGATGAAAATAGCCCGTTCAAGCATTGTACATATCTTCAATCGTCCCTACACAGAAGGTATACTTGCAGATGCTTTAACAGTAGATGCACAAAGCCAAATTCTCTTCACTCCTCGAACTTCTAAGTGGGCTTATATCTCTTGGCAAATTTCTGAGACGCGTCAACAAATGCTGCAAAATGCTGGCATTTCCCAGTTAACTTTGCGGCTTTATGACGTGACTAATATTGATCTGAGTTATCAAAAGCCGCAAATGGTGCAGCAATATGAATGTGAGGAGATTACCCATGATCGCTATATAGCTATTCCCCATAGCGATCGCGATTATATGGTGGAGATTGGCTATTTAGAAGGCGATCGTTGGATGACTATAGCCTGTTCCACAATTGTCCGTATCTTCAGTCGTCCCCACGGAGATTTTTGGTTTGTCGCCGATGCCGAATTGATTATTCACGGAGCCACAGATCCAGGCGCAACAGTGAATATTGCCGGTAAACCTATCACCCTCAAATCCGATGGGACATTCCATTTGCGTATCCCCTTCTCAGAACAGTTAATTGAGTATCTCATCACTGTATCTACTGCCAATGGAGAGCAAACTACAAGCATTCACAAAAAGTTTTCTCAAGAAACTTTAGAAGGCTAA
- the sppA gene encoding signal peptide peptidase SppA encodes MNNFLKQTVASLVGTVLGLIIFSGIGTTTLLFLLFVAASSKDPGPVVKDKSVVVFDLSMNITDREPTSSEVLQNTLSGVEQERMTLRSVLDTIAKAKDDSRIVGIYLDATRSSGTTNLGFASLKEIRKALEEFRATGKKIIAYGMEWGEKEYYLSSVADTVVVNPVGAVEINGLSSQPMFLAGALQKYGIGVQVVRAGKFKGAVEPLVLNKLSPENRTQTQKLLDDVWGEWRTTVGKSRKITPQQLQAIADNQALLEAPTAKTNGLVDQVAYPDQIVADLKKLTDSDQDDKTFRKINLTEYAAVPNKSLPVERRAKNKIAVVYAEGEIVDGKGDTGQIGGDRFAAIFNKIRQDKNVKAVVLRINSPGGSATASEVMQREIKLTRQAKPVVVSMGDVAASGGYWIATDSNRIFAEPNTITGSIGVFGVLLNGQKLANDNGITWDSVNTARYADSQTFARPKSPQELALYQRSVNRIYDLFLNKVAQGRKLPAQKVAEIAQGKIWSGVAAKQIGLVDEIGGLNAALEYAAKQAKLGEDWQLKEYPQESTLGERFFGRAVEEISTAVGVKKTRTIPPNLFTAEFQKLQQELAILQRMNDPQGIYARLPFNLKIE; translated from the coding sequence ATGAATAACTTCTTAAAACAAACTGTTGCCAGCCTAGTAGGTACTGTATTAGGACTAATTATTTTCTCTGGTATTGGCACCACAACACTATTGTTTTTGCTGTTTGTGGCTGCAAGTTCTAAAGATCCAGGCCCCGTAGTCAAAGATAAGTCAGTTGTCGTTTTTGACTTATCGATGAACATCACAGATAGAGAGCCTACTTCTAGCGAAGTGCTGCAAAATACTCTTTCAGGAGTGGAGCAAGAAAGAATGACGCTCCGTAGTGTCCTCGACACCATCGCCAAAGCCAAGGATGATTCGCGGATTGTGGGTATCTACCTCGATGCAACACGCAGCAGTGGTACAACTAACTTGGGTTTTGCTTCCCTCAAAGAAATCCGCAAAGCCTTAGAAGAATTCCGTGCTACTGGCAAAAAGATTATCGCTTATGGCATGGAGTGGGGAGAAAAGGAATATTATCTCAGTTCTGTAGCTGATACCGTTGTCGTGAATCCTGTTGGAGCAGTGGAAATCAATGGTTTGAGTAGCCAACCCATGTTTCTCGCCGGAGCATTACAGAAGTATGGTATTGGTGTACAGGTTGTGCGTGCAGGGAAATTTAAAGGGGCAGTTGAACCTTTGGTATTGAACAAACTCAGTCCCGAAAACCGCACACAAACCCAGAAATTATTAGATGATGTTTGGGGAGAGTGGCGGACTACGGTTGGCAAGAGCCGGAAAATTACGCCCCAACAATTACAAGCGATCGCAGATAATCAAGCATTATTAGAAGCACCTACTGCTAAAACTAATGGTTTAGTGGATCAAGTCGCATACCCTGATCAGATAGTTGCTGATTTAAAGAAATTAACAGATAGCGATCAAGATGATAAAACCTTCCGCAAAATTAACCTGACTGAATATGCAGCAGTACCAAACAAGTCTTTACCTGTAGAACGCAGAGCCAAAAATAAAATTGCTGTGGTGTATGCCGAGGGTGAAATTGTTGATGGTAAAGGTGACACTGGACAAATAGGAGGCGATCGCTTTGCTGCTATCTTTAACAAAATCCGGCAAGATAAAAATGTCAAGGCCGTTGTCTTAAGAATTAATAGCCCTGGAGGTAGCGCCACAGCCTCCGAAGTTATGCAGCGAGAAATCAAACTCACCCGCCAAGCCAAACCCGTAGTAGTATCTATGGGTGATGTCGCCGCCTCCGGTGGTTACTGGATAGCTACCGACTCCAACCGCATTTTTGCTGAACCCAATACGATTACAGGTTCTATTGGTGTATTTGGGGTGTTACTGAATGGGCAGAAGCTAGCCAACGATAACGGTATCACCTGGGACTCTGTAAACACAGCCCGTTATGCCGATAGTCAAACCTTTGCGCGTCCCAAATCACCCCAAGAATTAGCCCTCTATCAACGTAGCGTTAATCGCATTTATGATCTATTTCTCAATAAAGTTGCCCAAGGACGCAAATTACCAGCGCAAAAAGTAGCAGAAATTGCCCAAGGTAAAATTTGGTCTGGTGTAGCCGCTAAACAAATTGGTTTAGTTGATGAAATCGGCGGCTTAAATGCAGCCCTAGAATATGCAGCCAAGCAAGCCAAACTCGGTGAAGATTGGCAATTAAAAGAATATCCCCAAGAAAGCACACTGGGAGAACGCTTTTTTGGGCGAGCCGTGGAAGAAATAAGTACAGCTGTAGGAGTGAAGAAAACCCGAACCATACCCCCTAATCTTTTCACTGCTGAATTTCAAAAGTTGCAGCAGGAATTAGCAATTCTGCAAAGAATGAACGATCCTCAAGGGATTTATGCGCGTTTGCCTTTTAATTTAAAAATTGAGTAA
- a CDS encoding chlorophyll a/b-binding protein, with amino-acid sequence MITKGFTMNELGQLNNFAIEPKVYVDQTPRVGFTKYAEKLNGRLAMIGFVSLIAVEVITGQGLIGWLTNF; translated from the coding sequence ATGATAACCAAAGGCTTTACCATGAACGAACTTGGTCAACTCAACAACTTTGCAATTGAACCAAAAGTTTATGTAGATCAAACCCCAAGAGTGGGTTTCACTAAGTATGCAGAAAAACTCAATGGACGCTTGGCTATGATTGGCTTTGTCTCACTCATCGCTGTAGAAGTAATTACAGGACAAGGCTTGATTGGCTGGTTGACAAACTTCTAG